A genome region from Clostridium pasteurianum includes the following:
- a CDS encoding MATE family efflux transporter codes for MDAPNELADESIVKLLLKFSIPSIIGMLVNGLYSIVDRIFVGRGVNSTALSGVAVTYPISNIILAFGMLGGIGCAALVSIKLGQKKVRQAEKILGNTFTLLIIFSLMVTFFGIIFLEPLLKLLGASKETMPYAKQFGFIILLGVVLQNMGFGLNATMRSEGDPKMAMKTMLIGAILNFIMNPIFIFVFKLGVRGSALATIVSQTVCSVWVLNYFIRGKSFLKLKKANIKLKKEFVREIVSIGMSPFAMQLAASLITITFNKRLAYYGGDTAIGAFSLINSVAMLIFMPILGINQGSQPIIGYNYGAKSIKRVKKALLYAVIAATGVSIIGFLFAELFPSQIISIFNKTDKNLIKVGTRGIAIFLIMLPVVGAQAVCTNYFQAVGKAKTSMLLSLLRQVIVLLPLVIILPEFFGLDGVWVAGPCSDFISFVITTIFIMIEMKKISEIREA; via the coding sequence ATGGATGCACCTAATGAACTTGCGGATGAGAGTATTGTTAAGCTTCTTTTAAAGTTTTCTATACCATCTATAATAGGAATGTTAGTAAATGGCTTATACAGTATAGTTGACAGAATTTTTGTGGGAAGAGGGGTAAATTCTACAGCCCTTTCAGGGGTAGCAGTTACATATCCTATAAGCAATATTATACTTGCTTTTGGTATGCTTGGTGGTATTGGATGCGCTGCTCTTGTCTCAATAAAACTTGGACAGAAAAAAGTTAGACAGGCAGAAAAGATACTTGGCAATACATTTACGCTTTTGATTATATTTTCACTTATGGTAACATTTTTTGGAATAATATTTCTTGAACCACTGCTTAAATTATTAGGAGCTAGTAAGGAAACTATGCCTTATGCAAAGCAGTTTGGATTTATAATTTTACTGGGAGTAGTTCTTCAGAATATGGGCTTTGGTCTTAATGCTACAATGAGGTCTGAAGGAGATCCTAAAATGGCAATGAAAACTATGCTTATAGGAGCTATTTTGAATTTTATTATGAACCCTATTTTTATTTTTGTGTTCAAGTTAGGAGTAAGGGGATCAGCTTTAGCAACTATAGTATCACAGACTGTTTGCTCTGTATGGGTTTTAAATTATTTTATAAGAGGAAAGAGTTTCTTAAAACTAAAGAAAGCTAATATAAAATTGAAAAAGGAATTTGTAAGAGAAATAGTTTCTATAGGAATGTCACCTTTTGCTATGCAGCTTGCAGCAAGTCTAATTACGATTACCTTTAACAAGAGATTAGCTTATTATGGTGGTGATACTGCTATAGGAGCATTTTCGCTTATAAATAGTGTTGCAATGCTTATTTTTATGCCAATACTTGGTATAAATCAAGGCTCACAGCCGATTATAGGGTACAACTATGGAGCAAAAAGTATAAAAAGAGTAAAAAAAGCTTTGTTATATGCTGTCATTGCGGCAACAGGTGTTTCTATTATTGGCTTTTTATTTGCTGAATTATTTCCATCACAAATCATATCTATATTCAACAAAACTGATAAAAATCTTATAAAAGTAGGAACTAGGGGAATAGCAATTTTTCTTATAATGCTGCCAGTAGTAGGGGCTCAGGCTGTTTGTACAAATTATTTTCAAGCTGTCGGAAAAGCTAAAACATCAATGCTTTTAAGTCTTTTAAGACAAGTAATAGTTTTACTGCCGCTGGTTATTATACTTCCTGAATTTTTTGGATTAGATGGTGTTTGGGTAGCAGGACCTTGTTCTGATTTTATTTCTTTTGTTATCACTACCATATTTATAATGATTGAGATGAAAAAAATAAGTGAAATAAGAGAAGCATAA